Proteins from one uncultured Anaeromusa sp. genomic window:
- the citX gene encoding citrate lyase holo-[acyl-carrier protein] synthase yields MKQLTLEEVLAAKEARQERQQALRLRTALPLVSITLNIPGPIKDSEVLRSLCRAAADALGALFTVAAEERTYATTGPEILLALDAAAAEIKAAAVELEESRSYGRLWDIDVFTADGELLSRQQQGRHRSCLLCAADARLCMRERRHSAAELASAVQQKLLSFQAEQTRRVRPAAEKLAVLAVEAMLYEVAATPAPGLVDRANSGAHQDMDIFTFLSSSAALSHTLGRCAEAAFRHKGTLEELLPLLRVLGLEGERSMLAATRGVNTQKGLLFSLGLAVAAAAWVLHKGEPLHAEAVLTAAAEMVQGIVEAELKSLARKKPEELTAGERLYLEYGVQGIRGEVAAALPAVRLCGLPKLREALAAGLSVNDALVQTLLELFMTVDDTTVMNRHDVETMRGWVRQQTTAVLASGGMLAADGQQRLAKMDALFIARNISPGGAADMLAVTWFLHRLEDWRYEQE; encoded by the coding sequence GTGAAACAGCTTACATTAGAAGAGGTGCTGGCGGCTAAAGAGGCTAGGCAAGAGCGCCAGCAGGCGTTGCGTTTGCGCACTGCCTTGCCGTTGGTCAGCATTACCTTGAATATTCCGGGGCCAATCAAGGATAGTGAAGTTCTCCGCTCCTTGTGTCGGGCGGCGGCGGATGCTTTAGGCGCGCTTTTTACGGTGGCTGCGGAAGAACGTACCTATGCGACTACAGGTCCGGAAATTTTGCTGGCCCTTGACGCGGCGGCGGCGGAAATTAAGGCGGCGGCGGTAGAATTGGAAGAAAGCCGCAGTTACGGGCGCTTATGGGATATTGACGTATTTACTGCGGATGGAGAGCTTTTGTCGCGGCAGCAACAGGGACGTCACCGCTCGTGCTTGCTCTGCGCGGCTGACGCGCGGCTGTGTATGAGGGAGAGACGACACTCGGCAGCGGAGCTGGCGAGTGCGGTGCAGCAAAAATTGCTTTCCTTTCAGGCGGAACAAACCAGGCGCGTACGTCCGGCGGCGGAAAAGTTGGCTGTTTTGGCGGTAGAGGCGATGCTGTATGAAGTGGCTGCCACACCGGCCCCGGGATTGGTGGACCGCGCTAACAGCGGGGCTCATCAAGATATGGATATTTTCACGTTTTTGTCTAGCTCTGCGGCGTTGTCTCATACCCTGGGCCGCTGTGCGGAAGCGGCTTTTCGCCACAAAGGGACGCTGGAAGAGCTGTTGCCCTTGCTGCGCGTGCTCGGCCTGGAAGGGGAAAGGTCTATGCTGGCGGCTACACGAGGCGTCAATACGCAAAAAGGCTTGCTCTTTTCCTTGGGGCTGGCCGTGGCGGCGGCAGCCTGGGTGCTGCATAAAGGGGAGCCGCTGCATGCGGAGGCGGTTTTAACTGCGGCGGCAGAAATGGTGCAAGGTATTGTGGAAGCGGAGTTGAAGTCTCTGGCTCGTAAAAAGCCGGAAGAACTGACAGCTGGCGAACGCTTGTATCTGGAATATGGCGTGCAGGGTATTCGCGGCGAAGTGGCGGCGGCGCTGCCGGCTGTGCGCTTATGCGGTCTGCCGAAACTGCGAGAAGCGTTGGCGGCTGGACTGAGCGTCAACGACGCTTTAGTGCAGACGTTGCTGGAACTATTTATGACTGTTGATGATACTACAGTCATGAATCGCCATGATGTAGAAACGATGCGCGGCTGGGTACGCCAGCAGACGACGGCGGTTTTAGCTTCCGGAGGCATGCTGGCTGCCGACGGGCAGCAGCGCTTAGCTAAGATGGATGCGCTGTTTATTGCGCGGAATATCAGCCCTGGCGGGGCGGCGGACATGCTGGCGGTAACTTGGTTTTTGCATCGTCTGGAAGACTGGCGGTACGAGCAGGAATGA